In the genome of Sinorhizobium chiapasense, the window GGTTTTGTTGCGGCCGTTCCGCTGCCCAATCGGGAGCAGGCAGGAGCGGCTGGTTCGGTAGTTGGACAAGAACAATCAGGGATTTACATCGCCGTTTCCGACGATCTGCCGCGGGTTTCCAGCGTGTGCTGCCAAGGCTTGCGCTACCTGCTGTTTTATTTTCCAACGGCCGCATTGCAGGTGATCGCACTGGAGTGCGGCTACGATTTCACGAGTGACCTCGGTTCCGCACCATTCGTCAGGACCAGTGACGATACCTTCTACCGACTTGCTTCCGCGCTCGAGGTGGCTTTTGCCCAAACTCAGGAGACTGCGAAACTGTTCGTGGACAGTGTCACGCGAGCCGCCGCGGTACATTTGGTAGCCAGCTTTGGCCGCAAGAGGGACGTCACGGCGTCAAAAGGCGGGCTCGCCCCATGGCAAGTGAAACGCGCCCGGGAGATGCTCGAGGCGAACTTGCAAAGGAGCGTTCCATTTTCTCAGATCGCCGCCGAATGTCGGCTCTCGGCACGCCACTTTTCCCGGGCCTTCAGTCAATCGATGGGCATGCCGCCGCAGCGTTGGCTGATCAAACATCGCGTGGAGACGGCCAAGCGGCTTCTGCGCAATCCTGACCTTTCGTTGCCGGCGGTCGCCAAGGAAGCGGGCTTCGCCGACCAGAGCCATCTGACACGAGTATTTTCCGAATGGGTTGGAGAGAGCCCAGGGTCGTGGCGGCGATCGAATATGGAGGCGCCGGCACCGCATGGTGAGGCAGGCTGACGGGAACGGCGTAGAGCATCACAATCGCTGAAGGAGGCGACGACCATGCAGGACAGCGAAGCTTATGGCGATCGGTTTGGCGACAAGTTCGGACTCGAGACGGCTCCTGTCTTTATCACGAGAACACTCCGCAATGCAGAAATCGCTGTGACCGAGATACGGTCGGACTATCCGCGGATCGGCTTGACGGACTCAATCGCTCGTGAAGACGGATACCTTGTGGGCCTTCAGATTCGCGACTATCCGCATCATGAGTACTGGGAAGACGGCAGGCAGGCGCCCCTGACTTCGCTCCGCTCCGGGGATTCGGTGTTTTACGACCTCAAGCGCGATCCGCTGGTGCTTATCGATAAGCCCTTCCACTCCATGCATTTCTATCTGCCACGTGTGGCCCTCAACGCGATTGCAGATGACACGGAGGCGCCGCAAATTGGCGAACTTGCCTATCAACCCGGGGCAGGGGTGCCCGACCCCGTGATCGCCGATCTCGGCTTGTCATTGCTCGGCGCATTTGGTCGTCCGGAAGAGGTGAGTCGCGTTTTTGTCGATCACGTCACGCTTGCGGTTGGCGTTCATGTCGCGCACAGATATGGCGGCATGCGTGTCTTGCGGCGCGAGCGCGGTCAATTGGCAATGTGGCAGGAGAAACGTGCCAAGGAGCTTCTGGAAGCCAACCTCGATGGAGATATTTCGCTCAGGGCACTCGCGATGGAATGCGGCTTGTCACGCAGCCACTTTACCCGGGCGTTCCGTGCGACGACGGGTGTTGCGCCACATCAATGGCTGCTGCAACGGCGAATAGAGCGAGCAAAAGACCTGCTTCACGATACCAAGCAGACCATCGCCGAAGTCGCCCTTTCATGCGGATTCGCCGATCAGAGCCATTTCACCAGGATATTCACCCGCGTTGTCGGCACGAGCCCTCATGCCTGGCGCCAATCCGTAAACTCTTGAACGATCGGGGCGCTTTCATCTGGGGGCGGATGCCGGCCTGCCAGCAACCATATGCCCTACGGATCGGCCGATGCTCGCTCCTGCTCCCGCGGTGGCCCCGGATATTCGCTCGCCGAGCGTGAGATCACGACCGTCGATCTCCTGGCCTTCGATGAGCCGCTTGCCAACCAGACGAATAATTTCCGGGCTCTCAGCAAATTTGCTGTGATGAAAGCTATCGCCTCCCTTGAGCTTGGTGAGATTGATCACGACAATGTTGAATTCCTTCAGCTTGGATCTGTAGGGCTCCCTTTCCGGATCGATCGCACCGACGCGATCGATGTCGCCGCCCAGATGGCGAGACAATGCAAGCGCCTGATCGTCCTGCGAGAGGAATATCGTGATGCGGGGCCGTGGCTCGGCCATCTGAACGAGCTGGCTACGGAACACTTCGACATCGAGGTCGGGCGAGGCCATGATGATGTTCTTGATCTT includes:
- a CDS encoding AraC family transcriptional regulator, translated to MQDSEAYGDRFGDKFGLETAPVFITRTLRNAEIAVTEIRSDYPRIGLTDSIAREDGYLVGLQIRDYPHHEYWEDGRQAPLTSLRSGDSVFYDLKRDPLVLIDKPFHSMHFYLPRVALNAIADDTEAPQIGELAYQPGAGVPDPVIADLGLSLLGAFGRPEEVSRVFVDHVTLAVGVHVAHRYGGMRVLRRERGQLAMWQEKRAKELLEANLDGDISLRALAMECGLSRSHFTRAFRATTGVAPHQWLLQRRIERAKDLLHDTKQTIAEVALSCGFADQSHFTRIFTRVVGTSPHAWRQSVNS
- a CDS encoding helix-turn-helix domain-containing protein, which encodes MAAKQSEILVSLVEAGVQGFRGADAPPAKGFVAAVPLPNREQAGAAGSVVGQEQSGIYIAVSDDLPRVSSVCCQGLRYLLFYFPTAALQVIALECGYDFTSDLGSAPFVRTSDDTFYRLASALEVAFAQTQETAKLFVDSVTRAAAVHLVASFGRKRDVTASKGGLAPWQVKRAREMLEANLQRSVPFSQIAAECRLSARHFSRAFSQSMGMPPQRWLIKHRVETAKRLLRNPDLSLPAVAKEAGFADQSHLTRVFSEWVGESPGSWRRSNMEAPAPHGEAG